A stretch of the Panicum virgatum strain AP13 chromosome 9N, P.virgatum_v5, whole genome shotgun sequence genome encodes the following:
- the LOC120692230 gene encoding CBL-interacting protein kinase 9 — protein sequence MAESAAPKPPAAAAGRKTRVGPYELGKTIGEGSFAKVKHARDSRTGAVCAIKVLDRNHVLRHKMVEQIKREISTMKLIKHPNVVQLHEVMASKTKIYMVLEFAEGGELFDKIVNSGRLGEDEARRYFHQLINAVDYCHSRGVYHRDLKPENLLLDSHGSLKVSDFGLSAFAPQTKEDGLLHTACGTPNYVAPEVLADKGYDGMAADVWSCGIILFVLMAGYLPFDDSNLSRLYKLICQANFSCPPWFSPSAKKFIKRIIDPNPETRITIAEILKDEWFKKDYKPPRFEQGEDVSLDDVDAAFNDSEEYLVAEKRERPESMNAFALISRSQGFNLGNLFEKEMMGTVKRETSFTSQCTAQEIMSKIEEACGPLGFNVRKQNYKMKLKGDKTGRKGHLSVATEVFEVAPSLHMVELRKTGGDTLEFHNFYKNFSSELKDIVWNAESDASKKQAK from the exons ATGGCGGAGTCCGCGGCGCCcaagccgccggcggcggcggcggggaggaagacGCGGGTGGGGCCGTACGAGCTCGGGAAGACCATCGGGGAGGGGAGCTTCGCCAAGGTCAAGCACGCGCGCGACTCCCGCACCGGCGCCGTCTGCGCCATCAAGGTGCTCGACCGCAACCACGTCCTCCGGCACAAGATGGTCGAGCAG ATCAAACGGGAGATTTCGACTATGAAGCTAATCAAACATCCCAATGTGGTCCAGTTGCATGAG GTTATGGCTAGCAAAACAAAGATATACATGGTTCTTGAATTTGCTGAAGGAGGGGAGCTATTTGATAAAATT GTCAATTCTGGGAGGCTGGGTGAAGATGAAGCAAGGAGATACTTTCATCAACTTATAAATGCGGTTGATTACTGCCATAGTCGAGGAGTTTACCATAGAGACCTGAAG CCAGAAAATTTGCTTCTTGATTCACATGGATCCCTTAAAGTTTCAGACTTCGGACTGAGTGCCTTCGCACCACAAACAAAA GAGGATGGGCTTCTGCATACTGCTTGTGGAACGCCAAACTATGTTGCACCTGAG GTGCTTGCCGATAAAGGTTATGATGGTATGGCTGCTGATGTATGGTCCTGTGGCATAATCCTATTTGTTCTTATGGCCGGATATTTACCCTTTGATGATTCCAATCTTTCGAGGCTGTACAAACTG ATCTGCCAGGCAAATTTTTCTTGTCCGCCATGGTTCTCTCCCAGTGCAAAGAAATTCATTAAGCGCATTATTGATCCTAATCCTGAAACG AGGATAACAATTGCAGAAATTTTGAAAGATGAATGGTTCAAAAAGGACTATAAGCCACCACGTTTTGAACAAGGTGAAGATGTTAGCCTTGATGATGTTGATGCTGCATTCAATGATTCAGAG GAATATCTTGTGGCGGAGAAAAGGGAGAGACCAGAATCCATGAATGCATTTGCTCTTATTTCAAGATCACAGGGCTTCAACCTTGGAAATCTTTTTGAGAAGGAGATGATG GGAACGGTAAAGCGGGAAACATCCTTTACATCTCAATGTACGGCACAAGAGATCATGTCTAAAATAGAAGAGGCTTGTGGACCACTTGGTTTCAATGTGCGGAAGCAAAATTATAAG ATGAAATTGAAAGGTGATAAGACTGGAAGAAAAGGTCATTTGTCTGTAGCAACGGAG GTTTTTGAGGTTGCTCCATCGCTTCACATGGTTGAGCTTCGTAAAACTGGAGGAGACACATTGGAGTTTCACAAT TTCTACAAGAATTTCTCGTCAGAGTTGAAAGATATAGTGTGGAATGCTGAATCTGACGCAAGTAAGAAACAGGCAAAGTAA
- the LOC120692231 gene encoding heavy metal-associated isoprenylated plant protein 39-like: MSKKIVVKLDLHDNKDKQKALKAVSVLVGIDAVSVDMAAHKMTVIGTVDPVDVVSKLRSKSWAAHIDSVGPAKEPEKKEDKKEGDGAKKEGDGKKEEGDGKKEGDGKKEGDGKKEEGGGDGKKDGEGKKEEEGDGKKEGDGKKEEGGGGGEKKPAAVAPLPFPMHHMPPPYMNMITADYMNQYRPPPPPPPAYHPYAPPPYYYVRNMSMEENPNSCAIC; the protein is encoded by the exons ATGTCGAAG AAAATTGTGGTGAAGCTGGATTTGCATGACAACAAGGACAAGCAGAAGGCTCTCAAGGCCGTCTCCGTGCTCGTCG GAATCGACGCCGTCTCGGTGGACATGGCGGCGCACAAGATGACGGTGATCGGCACGGTGGACCCGGTGGACGTGGTGAGCAAGCTGCGCAGCAAGTCCTGGGCCGCGCACATCGACTCCGTCGGCCCCGCCAAGGAgccggagaagaaggaggacAAGAAGGAGGGCGACGGCGCCAAGAAGGAAGGCGACGGCAAGAAGGAAGAGGGGGACGGCAAGAAGGAAGGCGACGGCAAGAAGGAAGGCGACGGCAagaaggaggagggcggcggggacggcAAGAAGGACGGCGAGGgcaagaaggaggaggagggggacggCAAGAAGGAGGGCGACGGCAAGaaggaggaaggcggcggcgggggcgagaagaAGCCCGCAGCGGTGGCGCCGCTGCCGTTCCCCATGCACCACATGCCGCCGCCGTACATGAACATGATCACGGCGGACTACATGAACCAgtaccgcccgccgccgccgccgcccccggcgtaCCACCcgtacgcgccgccgccctactACTACGTGCGGAACATGAGCATGGAGGAGAACCCCAACTCCTGCGCCATCTGCTGA